The following coding sequences are from one Armatimonadota bacterium window:
- a CDS encoding transcriptional repressor: protein MRLTRQRKAILEALRATRSHPTAEEILLRVRTDLPSTSLASVYRNLRVLKEEGLVREIVTGGHRRYDGVLTDHVHFICERCHRVYDLEDEVWLSRIRTWLPEGFSVSGVHLELRGRCPECG from the coding sequence ATGAGGCTGACACGGCAACGGAAAGCCATCCTGGAGGCTCTTCGGGCGACCCGGTCGCATCCCACCGCGGAGGAGATCCTCCTCCGGGTGCGCACGGATCTGCCGAGCACGAGCCTCGCCTCCGTCTACCGGAACCTCCGGGTGCTCAAGGAGGAGGGGCTGGTCCGCGAGATCGTGACGGGAGGGCACCGGCGGTACGACGGGGTTCTTACGGACCACGTCCACTTCATCTGCGAGCGTTGCCACCGGGTGTACGACCTGGAGGACGAGGTGTGGCTCTCCCGGATCAGGACCTGGCTTCCGGAGGGGTTTTCCGTTTCCGGGGTGCATCTGGAGTTGAGGGGAAGGTGTCCGGAATGTGGGTGA
- a CDS encoding molybdopterin-dependent oxidoreductase, translating to MRRLLWGGLWGWLAFGALMLGPLPVGLSLWLRPLSEVRPPVEALGERVFRALSPEAFALLVNFLEDVGRRYLGVSHLAKHLALLGANTLVFLLSAWGAWIFDRRPARRTTFWGRWLVTALLTWLAWAVVLLPAAGGGWFGAALGPLPNAAALLAAGSLLYGAALALPRGQDRPARSGGLTRREVLGRGARLVLVVLWGSTLAAWGERAFAWARSVFDRIRGLPPEITPNHAFYTVSKNFFDPQVDPRRWRLEITGLVETPLRLSLEDLKRLPSFSRPHTFACISNPVGGDLIGNAVWRGVRFRDLLARARPKPRARKVVFRCADGYHTALPLSDLLDPDAFLAYEMNGEVLPNPHGFPLRAVIPGLYGMKNPKWITRIELTDEDHLGYWESQGWSDEAVVKTTSKFTTPRDGAVVPAGQVWVGGVAYAGDRGIRAVEVSFDGGRTWQGAALKPPLGRHTWVLWALRWDARPGRYTLAVRAWDGRGFPQDPTPRPPLPEGASGYHIIRVTVR from the coding sequence ATGCGCCGGCTGCTGTGGGGTGGGCTGTGGGGGTGGCTGGCCTTCGGGGCCCTGATGCTGGGTCCCCTCCCCGTGGGGCTTAGCCTGTGGCTCCGTCCCCTCTCAGAGGTGCGGCCGCCCGTGGAGGCGTTGGGCGAGCGGGTCTTCCGGGCGCTTTCCCCGGAGGCCTTCGCCCTGCTGGTGAACTTCCTGGAAGACGTGGGGCGGCGGTACCTCGGGGTGAGCCACCTCGCTAAGCATTTGGCGCTGTTGGGCGCCAACACCCTGGTGTTCCTCCTGAGTGCGTGGGGAGCGTGGATCTTCGACCGCCGGCCGGCGCGGAGGACCACCTTCTGGGGCCGGTGGCTTGTGACCGCCCTGCTCACGTGGCTCGCGTGGGCGGTGGTCCTGCTGCCTGCGGCGGGCGGCGGGTGGTTCGGTGCCGCGTTGGGGCCGCTGCCCAACGCGGCGGCCCTGCTGGCGGCCGGTAGCCTCCTGTACGGAGCCGCACTGGCGCTCCCCCGAGGGCAGGATCGACCCGCGCGGTCCGGGGGTCTCACAAGACGAGAGGTACTGGGCCGGGGGGCCCGGCTGGTGCTGGTCGTGCTCTGGGGTTCGACCCTCGCCGCGTGGGGGGAGCGGGCCTTCGCGTGGGCACGGTCGGTGTTCGACCGCATCCGGGGACTTCCGCCGGAGATCACGCCGAACCACGCGTTCTACACCGTGAGCAAGAACTTCTTCGACCCCCAGGTGGATCCCCGGCGGTGGCGACTGGAGATCACCGGACTCGTGGAAACCCCCCTGCGGCTCTCCCTGGAGGATCTCAAGCGGCTGCCCTCCTTCAGCCGGCCCCACACCTTTGCGTGCATCAGCAACCCGGTGGGGGGAGACCTCATCGGCAACGCCGTCTGGAGGGGAGTGCGGTTCCGGGACCTCCTCGCGCGGGCCAGACCCAAGCCCCGGGCCCGCAAGGTGGTGTTCCGGTGCGCAGACGGCTACCACACCGCCTTACCGCTCTCAGACCTCCTGGACCCCGACGCCTTCCTCGCCTACGAGATGAACGGGGAGGTTCTTCCCAATCCTCATGGGTTTCCCCTCCGGGCCGTGATCCCGGGCCTGTATGGCATGAAGAACCCCAAGTGGATCACCCGGATCGAACTCACGGACGAGGACCACCTGGGCTACTGGGAGTCCCAGGGCTGGAGCGACGAGGCGGTGGTGAAGACCACCTCCAAGTTCACCACGCCCCGGGATGGCGCGGTGGTGCCTGCGGGCCAGGTCTGGGTAGGAGGGGTGGCGTACGCGGGCGACCGTGGGATCCGGGCGGTGGAGGTGAGCTTCGACGGGGGGAGAACCTGGCAAGGTGCCGCGCTCAAACCTCCCCTCGGGCGGCACACTTGGGTGCTGTGGGCCCTTCGGTGGGACGCACGGCCAGGACGGTACACCCTGGCGGTGCGTGCGTGGGATGGCCGTGGTTTCCCTCAGGATCCTACCCCCAGACCTCCCCTCCCCGAGGGTGCCAGTGGCTACCACATCATCCGGGTCACGGTCCGATAA
- a CDS encoding metal-dependent transcriptional regulator, whose translation MWVTSRRIEEYLRALLHLQARGGKVSLTALARQMGVSPPTAHEMVRRLEHMGLVTYSRREGIRLTPEGSRRAFGKERRYRLSQRFLRDVLGMEAEVAAREAVRFERGLSPTVEQQIIRLFAHARAPQTEG comes from the coding sequence ATGTGGGTGACGAGCCGTCGGATCGAGGAGTACCTGCGCGCTCTCCTCCACCTCCAGGCCCGGGGAGGAAAGGTTTCCCTCACCGCCCTGGCCCGCCAGATGGGGGTTTCACCCCCCACGGCCCACGAGATGGTTCGCCGGCTGGAGCACATGGGATTGGTGACGTACTCGCGGCGGGAAGGGATCCGGCTCACCCCGGAGGGGAGCCGCCGGGCCTTCGGAAAGGAACGGCGGTACCGCCTTTCCCAGCGGTTCCTGCGGGACGTGCTGGGGATGGAGGCGGAGGTGGCAGCCCGGGAGGCCGTGCGGTTCGAGCGGGGGCTTTCTCCCACCGTGGAGCAGCAGATCATCCGGCTGTTCGCGCACGCTCGGGCTCCGCAGACGGAGGGGTAA